A single region of the Leptodactylus fuscus isolate aLepFus1 chromosome 5, aLepFus1.hap2, whole genome shotgun sequence genome encodes:
- the LOC142202277 gene encoding olfactory receptor 5G9-like: protein MQEKNLTAITEFYILGFQTSQDLRMFLFCLLLLVYWGTIRGNLLIITLVSTSKILHTPMYFFISQLSISDILVTTDIVPNLLYILLNNGAAITVIDCIIQFYFFCGSEACECLFLSLMSYDRYVAICNPLRYSSIMTSRHCVILSITCWLLGFFVILIHIIKIAKITFCGRNVIDHLFCDPVPLLELACSDTFIIHVEIYTLVIIVVVIPTTIIVVSYTHIIRAVLRIPSSTGRQKAFSTCSSHLIVVSIFYWTIFSVYVVPPKDLTITMILKLSCC, encoded by the exons ATGCAGGAGAAGAATCTGACAGCCATCACTGAATTTTATATTTTAGGATTTCAAACCAGCCAAGATCTAAGAATGttcctcttctgtctcctcctgctGGTTTACTGGGGGACAATacgtgggaacctcctgatcatcaccctggtgtccaccagtaagatcctccacaccccaatgtacttcttcatctcacaactctccatcagtgacatcttggtgaccacagatattgtccccaacCTGCTCTACATCCTCCTGAAtaatggggccgccattactgtcaTTGATTGTATcattcagttttattttttttgtggctcTGAAGCCTGTGAGTGTCTTTTTCTCTCTTTGATGtcttatgacagatatgtggccatctgtaatcctctcCGTTACTCCTCCATCATGACAAGTAGACATTGTGTGATATTGTCTATTACTTGTTGGTTGCTTGGGTTTTTTGTCATTCTGATTCATATCATAAAAATTGCAAAGATTACATTTTGTGGGCGCAATGTCATTGACCATTTATTCTGTGACCCTGTCCCCTTATTAGAACTTGCCTGTTCTGACACCTTTATTATCCATGTGGAGATTTATACCTTGGTGATTATAGTTGTTGTCATCCCAACCACCatcattgtagtgtcttatactCATATTATtcgggcagtcttaaggatcccatccagtactggtagacagaaagccttctccacctgtagctcccatctcattgtggtctccatattctactggaCCATATTCAGTGTTTATGTTGTCCCACCAAAAGATCTCACCATCACCATGa TTCTTAAGCTGTCATGCTGCTGA